The Candida dubliniensis CD36 chromosome 2, complete sequence genome contains a region encoding:
- a CDS encoding nucleolar RNA-binding protein, putative (spliced gene;~Similar to S. cerevisiae NOP3;~In S. cerevisiae: RNA-binding protein that carries poly(A)+ mRNA from the nucleus into the cytoplasm): MPKNTLYVTGFSRESKAADLAPDFEKYGELVRLDIPPPRSDDGGKYAFVEYKDAESCERALELDGKTLPYTINDGLVVQVARSDPYRVRQQFSGPRGGYRDGGYGGRGGYRDGGYRDGGRGGYGGRGGYGGYRDGGRGGGYGGYRDGGRGGYGGYRDGGRGGGYGGYRDGGRGGYREGGYRDGGYRDGGRGGYSGRGGYDREEGRGDYDREEGREPRVEEKRYSRSPSRSPPRRDRSRSPERY; the protein is encoded by the exons ATGCCAAAGAACACATTATACGTTACTGGGTTTTCAAGAGAATCCAAAGCTGCTGATTTAGCTCcagattttgaaaa aTACGGAGAATTAGTTAGATTAGATATTCCTCCACCAAGATCCGACGATGGTGGAAAATACGCATTTGTCGAATATAAGGATGCTGAAAGTTGTGAACGTGCTTTAGAATTGGATGGTAAAACTTTACCATATACAATAAATGACGGATTGGTTGTTCAAGTTGCCAGATCCGACCCATACCGTGTGAGACAACAATTTTCCGGTCCAAGAGGAGGTTACCGTGATGGTGGTTATGGCGGAAGAGGAGGGTACCGCGATGGTGGCTATCGTGACGGTGGTAGAGGTGGCTATGGAGGAAGAGGCGGCTACGGTGGTTATCGTGATGGGGGAAGAGGTGGTGGTTACGGTGGCTACCGTGACGGAGGAAGAGGCGGTTATGGAGGTTACCGAGATGGCGGAAGAGGCGGTGGCTATGGTGGCTACCGTGATGGGGGAAGAGGTGGCTACCGCGAAGGAGGGTACCGTGATGGAGGATATCGCGATGGTGGTAGAGGTGGTTACAGTGGAAGAGGTGGTTATGACCGTGAAGAAGGTAGAGGAGACTATGATCGTGAAGAAGGTAGAGAGCCAAGAGTTGAAGAGAAAAGATACAGTAGATCTCCTTCAAGATCTCCTCCTAGAAGAGATAGATCAAGATCCCCAGAACGGTATTAG
- a CDS encoding kinesin-like protein, putative (Similar to S. cerevisiae KIP3) has product MSHKTPTRARSCYANSSTTTINSTPSRNSFRPPSRLSMIPKSSSPIQPPRSRPSSAMSISRPSTPLMKSQEPYTGAITVSIRPNPNTIDTKSWSIDEYDNSIMNTNDGTRFVFDNVFPMDRQLSNIQVYNKSCYNVVNKFLEEGYNGTIFAYGMTGSGKTFSMKGCDTDPGFVELAINDIFQKITDNATTKKYKMDISYLEIYNEKIIDLLSGSPSSPTTSQSNQDLKIRDDVDFGIKVVGLTSANITSKPQLLQLIKYGDTNRKTSATDFNARSSRSHSILQIRLQTIDLLSETELKSTLSLCDLAGSERAATSLERRKEGSFINKSLLALSNVINKLSSSTLEHIPYRDSKLTRLLQPALSGSSLVSILCTIHMGSNQQNSQQCVAETYKTLRFAARAKDIVINVERNMSQKLEGGDSSRMIQELNEIISKQRQEIIKLQSSTSASLKEFESSRIIQLESENRVLIEKLDHLNRLTDLQKTETAIIKNDILNDILASGLDSSQILMTNIEDFYKKMTYEANEYKSYIARLETQLKLESMSSSHQSSPTSSIPISHTANESSELMEALKEQEEEILMLKEQLKDKDQIIKSLSQTTRLRRLVDNSNNSTTTTNHHNTYNTLDNDFKRHTTIANFDKENYEPELRNFKLSPKKPKSNCDILESF; this is encoded by the coding sequence ATGTCCCATAAAACGCCAACAAGAGCAAGATCTTGCTATGCTAACAGTTCTACtacaacaattaattcCACCCCTTCTAGAAACTCATTCAGACCACCATCAAGATTATCGATGATTCCCAAATCATCGTCACCGATTCAACCCCCTAGATCTCGTCCAAGTTCAGCAATGTCAATTAGTCGGCCATCAACGCCGTTAATGAAAAGTCAAGAACCCTATACGGGGGCCATAACCGTTTCAATTAGACCAAACCCTAACACAATCGACACTAAAAGTTGGAGTATTGATGAGTATGATAACTCAATAATGAATACCAACGATGGGACAAGATTTGTGTTTGATAATGTATTCCCCATGGATAGACAATTGAGCAATATCCAAGTATATAACAAATCATGTTATAACGTTGTCAATAAATTTCTTGAAGAAGGATATAATGGTACTATATTTGCGTATGGGATGACAGGATCAGGTAAAACATTTTCCATGAAAGGGTGTGACACCGATCCTGGGTTTGTTGAATTGGCAATAAATGacattttccaaaaaatcaCCGACAACGCCactacaaaaaaatataaaatggATATCTCGTATCTTGAGatatataatgaaaaaataatagaTTTATTATCTGGATCACCATCATCTCCAACGACCTCTCAGAGTAAccaagatttgaaaattagAGACGATGTGGATTTCGGTATCAAAGTAGTTGGATTAACAAGTGCTAATATCACGTCGAAACCACAACTATtgcaattgattaaatatGGGGATACCAATAGAAAAACAAGTGCTACTGATTTCAATGCCAGATCATCTAGATCTCATTCAATTTTACAAATAAGATTACAGACCATTGACTTGTTATCAGAAACtgaattaaaatcaacGTTATCCTTATGTGATTTGGCAGGGCTGGAGAGAGCAGCAACAAGTttagaaagaagaaaagaaggttcatttatcaataaatcattattggCTTTATCCAATGTCATCAATAAACTTTCAAGCTCGACTCTAGAACATATTCCGTATCGAGACTCAAAATTGACAAGGTTATTACAACCGGCATTAAGTGGATCTTCATTGGTTCTGATTCTTTGTACCATCCATATGGGGAgtaatcaacaaaattctCAACAGTGTGTAGCTGAGACATATAAAACTTTAAGATTTGCCGCAAGAGCTAAAGATATAGTTATAAATGTTGAGAGAAATATGAGTCAAAAGCTTGAGGGTGGTGACTCAAGTCGGATGATTCAAGAGTTGAATGAAATCATTAGTAAACAACGACAagaaattataaaattacAATCAAGTACGAGTGCATCattgaaagaatttgaaagttCAAGGATTATTCAATTGGAGTCAGAAAACAGAGTGTTGATAGAAAAATTGGATCATTTGAACAGATTAACAGATTTGcaaaaaacagaaacagCTATTATCAAAAACGATATCTTGAACGATATTTTAGCATCTGGCTTGGACAGTCTGCAAATTCTAATGACAAATATTGAAGATTTCTATAAGAAAATGACTTATGAGGCCaatgaatataaatcatATATCGCTCGTTTAGAGACccaattgaaattagaaTCAATGAGTAGCTCACATCAGTCATCACCAACATCAAGTATACCAATCTCTCACACTGCTAATGAATCATCCGAGTTAATGGAGGCTTtgaaagaacaagaagaggAAATTCTTATGTTGAAAGAACAATTAAAAGACAAAGATCAGATAATAAAGAGTTTATcacaaacaacaagattACGTCGATTGGTtgataatagtaataatagcaccaccaccactaacCACCATAATACTTATAACACGTTggataatgattttaaacGACACACCACAATAGCAAACTTTGATAAAGAGAATTATGAACCTGAATTACGCAATTTTAAACTAAGTCCAAAGAAACCAAAGTCAAACTGTGATATTCTAGAAAGTTTTTGA
- a CDS encoding sporulation-specific protein, putative (Similar to S. cerevisiae SSP2), producing MLKSIKRSDSYLLESSSSNNSTSNIIVASTNNTQNSLLARTTKPNVSSTRAPSFTFSRLLSEDTFNYNTNSNSNNTNINNINNNNSKYSTIHGISSSSRRNNFLKVCSWPFAKIESFHDSIMKNDEVEFADDQSTLANDDTKHLTIAEYSNLKRKNFGGLISDNSGGGNGIHEYSYTLGGINNGTGNGSNGPLTGINPSLENINHVANEKFHKVFNRVKRPPVEQNNKRRCVLLSNISESMGLNSVLQQVCGGPLEKLTVLSNGKIELYFIFPEHAKQFYTYGKATGLLMVNGVKLKVEWLNDENNMVNYTLSSSLMSDILHNGCRRCLIISKNIPGKRIRNGDKMFYPEPDIHYSSNLNFEEIKNDFNKFGKVLDIGSVISRKLCFSIFYYDIRCAILAKQELDLIGSELNKKYKDWSIWYGKDITDRACFVL from the coding sequence AtgttaaaatcaattaaacgTTCTGATTCATATTTACTTGAAAGTTCATCTAGCAACAATTCAACCTCAAACATTATAGTGGcttcaacaaataatactcaaaattcattattagcAAGAACTACCAAACCCAATGTTTCTTCTACTAGAGCTCCAAGTTTCACGTTTTCTCGACTTTTGTCGGAAGATACTTTTAATTACAACACTAATAGTAACAgcaataatactaatattaataacattaataataataatagcaAGTATTCCACAATTCATGGCATCTCTTCTTCAAGCAgaagaaataattttttaaaagtaTGTTCCTGGCCATTTGccaaaattgaaagtttCCATGATAgtataatgaaaaatgatgaagttgAATTTGCTGATGATCAATCGACTCTTGCCAATGATGACACCAAACATTTAACCATTGCTGAGTATAGTAATCTTAAAAGGAAAAACTTTGGTGGGTTAATCAGTGATaatagtggtggtgggaATGGAATCCATGAGTATAGTTATACTTTAGGTGGAATTAATAATGGAACTGGCAATGGAAGTAATGGTCCTCTTACTGGGATCAATCCAAGTTTGGAAAATATTAATCATGTTGCCAATGAAAAATTCCATAAAGTATTTAATCGAGTTAAAAGACCACCAGTTgaacaaaacaataaaaggAGATGTGTGTTGTTGTCAAATATCAGTGAGTCAATGGGGTTGAATAGTGTTTTGCAACAAGTATGTGGAGGCCCCTTGGAGAAGTTAACAGTATTATCAAATGGGAAAATTGAActatattttatattccCAGAACATgcaaaacaattttataCATATGGCAAGGCAACAGGGTTATTAATGGTAAATGGCGTGAAATTAAAAGTTGAATGGTTGAAcgatgaaaataatatgGTTAATTACACATTATCAAGTTCATTAATGAGTGATATTTTACATAATGGTTGTAGAAGATGCTTGattatttccaaaaataTCCCTGGTAAAAGAATTAGGAATGGTGATAAAATGTTTTATCCAGAACCCGATATTCATTATTCTAGCAATTTGAATTTCGAGGAAATTAAAAACGactttaataaatttggtaAAGTTCTTGACATTGGTTCTGTTATTAGTAGAAAGTTATGCTTCAGTATATTCTATTATGACATTAGATGTGCAATATTAGCAAAACAAGAACTTGATTTGATCGGCAGTGAATTGAATAAGAAATATAAGGATTGGTCTATATGGTATGGTAAAGATATTACTGATCGTGCTTGTTTTGTCCTATAA
- a CDS encoding hypothetical LDG family protein, putative (similar to LDG family protein in C. albicans), protein MKFFAAATTALLLSAQALAELTSYKLYAKSDSAEVDGKGVSILHEGAGINYVFLGTDSIDVTYDDAQKLLYVPVNSNVQFNLGTNADIIQFSVTTPVSVEIAEDGSVNFEGSDDLFAAQYINDPYNYSKDSYAVILRGKPHAIPIKLVAKKN, encoded by the coding sequence atgaaattctTTGCTGCTGCTACCACtgctttattattatctgcTCAAGCTTTAGCTGAATTAACTTCTTATAAATTGTATGCCAAATCTGACAGTGCTGAAGTTGATGGTAAAGGTGTCTCAATTTTACACGAAGGTGCTGGTATCAACTATGTCTTCTTAGGTACCGACAGCATTGATGTTACCTATGATGATGCCCAAAAACTTTTATATGTGCCAGTTAATTCTAAtgttcaattcaatttgggTACTAATGCTgatattattcaattttcagTAACCACCCCAGTTTCTGTTGAAATTGCTGAAGATGGATCGGTTAATTTTGAAGGATCTGACGATCTTTTTGCTGCTCAATACATTAATGATCCATATAATTACTCTAAAGATTCCTACGCAGTTATCCTCAGAGGTAAACCACATGCTATTCCAATCAAACTTGTTGCtaaaaagaattag
- a CDS encoding uroporphyrinogen-III synthase (Similar to S. cerevisiae HEM4), whose amino-acid sequence MTNVILLKNASIPSDPYDIKFSNSNKYKPNFVPLLTHCHKDKSQTLSFLISDEFLNNIPIFIITSQRAVEMFKECIEELDHDIREKIYQKIGYTVGPATYKILKSVGFKDVRGGDEAGNGSKLADLIKQDTIGRENIPMVFFTGVIRKDIIPMKLINSGYDNFQEFILYQTGDRLDIIDNFKKVIQGLDKDDVWIVFFSPQGTKEIVNYLMNSSSNQNQNWKIASIGPTTRDYLKDFDLTPHVISPKPDPEALFETIFQYDKTYAL is encoded by the coding sequence ATGACTAATGTTATACTACTAAAGAATGCAAGTATACCTTCTGATCCATATGATAtcaaattttccaattccaataaatataaaccCAATTTTGTTCCATTATTGACTCATTGTCATAAAGATAAATCCCAaacattatcatttttaattagTGATGAATTCTTAAACAATATACCAATTTTTATAATCACTTCCCAACGAGCCGTTGAGATGTTTAAAGAATgtattgaagaattagatCATGATATACGAGAGAAGATATATCAGAAAATAGGATATACCGTGGGGCCAGCTACttataaaatattgaaatcagTAGGATTTAAAGATGTACGAGGGGGAGATGAAGCAGGGAATGGATCGAAATTAGCTGATTTAATTAAGCAAGATACTATAGGAAGAGAAAATATCCCCATGGTTTTCTTTACTGGAGTGATTAGAAAAGATATTATCCCtatgaaattaattaatagtGGATATGATAATTTCCAGGAATTTATACTTTATCAAACTGGTGATCGATTagatattattgataattttaaaaaagtaATTCAAGGGTTAGATAAAGATGATGTTTGGATAGTATTTTTCAGTCCCCAAGGAActaaagaaattgttaactatttaatgaatagtagttcaaatcaaaatcaaaattggaaaattgCTTCTATTGGTCCTACAACAAGAgattatttaaaagattttgatttaacaCCACATGTGATATCACCAAAACCTGATCCTGAAGCTTTATTTGAAACTATATTTCAATATGATAAAACTTATGCATTGTAA
- a CDS encoding acetate--CoA ligase (Similar to S. cerevisiae ACS1) — protein sequence MPESTQQSHLSLDHEKMQQPPKGFTERSKTKPNLPDFETYEKLYKQSIENPNEFFSQQAKENLDWFKPFDLARFPVDPKDDYKNGDLPAWFINGQLNACYNAVDRWAIKNPGKPAIIYEGDEPDQGRIITYGELLKQVSKLAQALTKLGVKKGDSVAVYLPMIPEAIVTLLAIVRIGAMHSVVFAGFSSASLRDRILDADSRIVITADESKRGGKTIETKKIVDDALKECPKVRNVIVFKRTGNSHVPFSPGRDLWWHDEMAKYGPYFPPVPVNSEDPLFLLYTSGSTGKPKGVQHNTAGYLLGAVLTTKYTFDVHEDDILFTAGDIGWITGHTYCVYGPLLAGATSVVFEGTPAYPNYSRYWEIVDKYKVNQFYVAPTALRLLKRAGTKYVEKYDLSSLRVLGSVGEPIAAEVWHWYNDNIGRGQAHIVDTYWQTESGSHLLTPLAGITPTKPGSASLPFFGVDPKILDPTTGEELPDNDVEGVLAIKSAWPSITRGIYNDYNRFIDTYLAPYQNYYFSGDGAARDRDGFYWILGRVDDVVNVSGHRLSTAEIEAALIEHPIVGESAVVGYADELTGQAVAAYVSLKKDKAVGEDVENIKKEMILTVRKEIGPFAAPKMILLVDDLPKTRSGKIMRRILRKVLAGEEDQLGDISTLSNPGVVQQIIDVVHHAKKK from the coding sequence atgccgGAATCTACTCAACAATCTCATCTTTCTTTGGACCATGAGAAGATGCAACAACCTCCAAAAGGGTTCACAGAACGTTCTAAAACGAAACCAAATTTACCTGATTTTGAAACTTATGAGaaattatataaacaatCCATTGAAAATCCTAATGAATTTTTCTCTCAACAAGCCAAAGAAAATTTGGATTGGTTCAAACCATTTGATTTAGCTAGATTTCCTGTTGACCCTAAAGATGATTACAAAAATGGGGATTTACCTGCTTGGTTTATCAATGGACAATTGAATGCTTGTTATAATGCTGTTGATAGATGGGCCATTAAAAACCCTGGTAAACCAGCTATTATTTATGAAGGTGATGAACCCGATCAAGGTAGAATCATCACTTATggtgaattattaaaacaagTTAGTAAATTGGCCCAAGCTTTGACTAAATTGGGCGTCAAAAAAGGTGATTCAGTTGCAGTTTATTTACCAATGATTCCTGAAGCCATTGTCACTTTATTAGCCATTGTTAGAATTGGTGCCATGCACTCGGTTGTTTTCGCTGGGTTTTCTTCTGCTTCATTAAGAGATAGAATTTTGGATGCCGATTCAAGAATTGTTATTACTGCTGATGAATCTAAAAGAGGTGGTAAAACCATTGAAAcgaaaaaaattgttgatgatgcCTTGAAAGAATGTCCAAAAGTTAGAAATGTCattgttttcaaaagaACTGGTAATTCTCATGTTCCATTTTCTCCTGGTAGAGATTTATGGTGGCACGATGAAATGGCTAAATATGGTCCATACTTCCCACCAGTTCCGGTCAATTCTGAAGATCcattatttttgttgtatACTTCTGGTTCTACTGGTAAACCAAAGGGGGTTCAACACAACACTGCTGGTTATTTATTAGGTGCTGTTTTGACCACCAAGTATACTTTTGATGTTCATGAAGATGATATCTTGTTTACTGCTGGTGACATTGGTTGGATCACTGGTCATACTTATTGTGTTTATGGTCCATTGTTAGCTGGTGCCACTTCAGTGGTTTTCGAAGGTACTCCTGCTTATCCAAACTATTCTCGATACTgggaaattgttgataaatacaaagttaatcaattttatgtTGCCCCAACTGCTTTAAGATTATTGAAAAGGGCTGGTACCAAAtatgttgaaaaatacGATTTGTCATCTTTAAGAGTATTGGGTTCAGTTGGTGAACCAATTGCTGCTGAAGTTTGGCATTGGTATAATGATAACATTGGTAGAGGTCAGGCTCatattgttgatacttATTGGCAAACTGAATCTGGATCTCACTTGTTGACTCCATTGGCCGGTATTACCCCAACCAAACCAGGTTCAGCTTCATTACCATTCTTTGGGGTTGATCCAAAAATTTTAGATCCAACCACTGGTGAAGAATTGCCTGATAATGATGTTGAAGGGGTTCTTGCCATTAAATCAGCTTGGCCATCAATTACTAGAGGTATTTATAATGATTACAATAGATTTATTGATACTTATTTGGCACCATAtcagaattattatttctcTGGTGATGGTGCTGCTAGAGATAGAGATGGattttattggattttGGGTAgagttgatgatgttgttaaTGTTTCTGGTCACAGATTATCAACTGCTGAAATTGAAGCTGCTTTGATTGAACATCCAATTGTCGGTGAATCTGCCGTTGTTGGTTATGCCGACGAGTTGACTGGTCAAGCTGTGGCTGCTTATGTTTCattaaagaaagataaAGCTGTTGGTGAAGATGTGGAAAACatcaagaaagaaatgattttaacggtaagaaaagaaattggaCCATTTGCTGCCCCcaaaatgattttattgGTTGATGATTTACCTAAAACTAGATCTGGTAAGATTATGAGAAGAATTTTAAGAAAGGTATTGGCTGGTGAAGAAGACCAATTGGGTGATATTTCAACTTTATCCAATCCAGGTGTCGTTCAACAAATCATCGATGTTGTTCATCAtgcaaagaagaaatag
- a CDS encoding hydroxymethylbilan synthase, putative (Similar to S. cerevisiae HEM3): MPHHIMSINDSNHVQIGGRKSKLAVVQSEIVKKAIEDTFPNLSCSILALSTLGDKVQTQPLYTFGGKSLWTKELEILLLDSVDEFPQLDLIVHSLKDMPTNLPEEFELGCIFQREDPRDAIVMKQGSSYKSLKDLPAGAIVGTSSIRRSSQLIKNYPHLRFESVRGNIQTRLNKLDQPNNEYCCLILASAGLIRLGLGHRITSYLDDMYYAVGQGALGIEIRKGDDNIKSILKKIEDPIATICCLAERSLMRYLEGGCSVPLGVHSDYNESKQELTLKGIIVSPDGTVSIEDQVIKRITCDEDCEQVGIELGDKLKAKGAKEILDKIDMTRNINARPTEV, encoded by the coding sequence ATGCCTCACCATATTATGTCAATCAATGATTCTAACCATGTTCAAATTGGTGGtagaaaatcaaaattggcAGTAGTCCAATCAGAAATTGTTAAGAAAGCTATTGAAGACACTTTCCCCAATTTATCATGTTCGATATTGGCATTATCAACATTAGGTGACAAAGTACAAACCCAACCATTATATACTTTTGGTGGGAAGTCATTATGGActaaagaattggaaatcTTATTACTAGATAGTGTTGATGAATTTCCTCAATTAGATCTTATTGTTCATTCCTTAAAGGATATGCCAACTAATTTACcagaagaatttgaattggGATGTATTTTCCAAAGAGAAGATCCAAGAGATGCTATTGTCATGAAACAAGGGTCATCATATAAACTGTTGAAAGATTTACCTGCGGGAGCCATTGTTGGTACTTCATCAATTAGAAGATCATcacaattaattaaaaattatccTCATTTAAGATTTGAACTGGTTAGAGGTAATATTCAAACTAGATTGAATAAATTAGATCAaccaaataatgaatattgTTGTCTTATATTAGCCAGTGCTGGTTTAATCAGATTAGGATTGGGTCACAGAATAACATCTTATTTGGATGATATGTATTATGCTGTTGGTCAAGGTGCCTTGGGTATAGAAATAAGGAAAGGTGATGataatatcaaatcaatattaaagaaaattgaagaTCCTATTGCCACTATTTGTTGTCTTGCTGAAAGATCATTAATGAGATATCTTGAAGGTGGTTGTTCTGTTCCCTTGGGTGTTCATAGTGATTACAATGAAAgtaaacaagaattaacTTTAAAGGGGATAATAGTTAGTCCTGATGGAACGGTTTCTATTGAAGATCAAGTAATCAAAAGAATTACTTGTGATGAAGATTGTGAACAAGttggaattgaattgggtgataaattaaaagcAAAAGGTGCCAAAGAAATATTGGATAAGATTGATATGACAAGAAACATTAATGCCAGACCTACTGAAGTGTGA